A stretch of Vigna angularis cultivar LongXiaoDou No.4 chromosome 4, ASM1680809v1, whole genome shotgun sequence DNA encodes these proteins:
- the LOC108330084 gene encoding uncharacterized protein LOC108330084: protein MSYSSSSMSSGSGSSRRAFEFGRTHVVRPKGKHQATIVWLHGLGDNGSSWSQLLESLPLPNIKWICPTAPTRPVAIFGGFPCTAWFDVGEISQDVPSDLEGLDASAAHVANLLSTEPPNIKLGIGGFSMGAATALYSATCHVLGHYRNGNIYPINLSAVVSLSGWLPCARTLKNQIEQSRDGIRRAASLPLFLCHGKGDDVVAYEHGEKSAIALSSAGFPNLMFRSYNGLGHYTIPEETDEVCRWLTANLGLEGFRLN from the exons ATGAGCTACAGCAGCTCCTCAATGAGTTCTG GTAGTGGGAGTTCTAGAAGGGCATTTGAGTTTGGGAGGACCCATGTGGTCAGACCTAAAGGGAAACACCAGGCAACTATAGTTTGGCTACACGGCCTTGGTGACAATGGCTCGAG CTGGTCCCAACTCTTGGAatctcttcctcttccaaat ATTAAATGGATTTGCCCAACTGCTCCTACACGGCCTGTAGCTATATTCGGTGGATTTCCTTGCACTGCTT GGTTTGATGTTGGGGAGATTTCACAAGATGTTCCTAGTGATTTGGAGGGTTTAGATGCTTCTGCAGCACATGTTGCCAATCTTTTGTCAACAGAGCCTCCTAACA TCAAACTTGGTATTGGGGGCTTCAGTATGGGTGCTGCAACTGCACTTTACTCAGCTACATGCCATGTTTTGGGGCACTATAGGAATGGAAACATTTACCCTATCAACTTAAGTGCTGTTGTTTCTTTGAGTGGCTGGCTTCCTTGTGCAAG GACCTTGAAGAATCAAATTGAACAATCACGTGATGGTATAAGGCGTGCAGCATCGTTGCCCTTATTTCTCTGCCATGGAAAAG GTGATGATGTGGTTGCATACGAACACGGAGAGAAGTCTGCAATAGCCTTAAGTTCAGCAGGATTCCCAAATCTTATGTTTAGGAGCTACAATGG GTTGGGTCACTATACAATCCCTGAAGAGACTGATGAAGTTTGCAGGTGGCTAACTGCAAATCTGGGATTGGAGGGGTTTCGGTTGAACTAG
- the LOC108330989 gene encoding transcription initiation factor TFIID subunit 15, with the protein MSRPGDWNCRTCNHLNFQRRESCQRCGEPRSGGDYGGAFGGRGSSSFGFTTGPDVRPGDWYCTVGNCGAHNFASRSSCFKCGVSKEDSSTGSYDVDITRMRPYGFGGGSSTRPGWKSGDWICTRSGCNEHNFANRMECYRCNAPRDSNSGRPPYSS; encoded by the exons ATGAGCAGACCGGGAGATTGGAACTGCAGGACATGCAACCACCTTAACTTCCAGAGAAGAGAATCGTGCCAGCGATGCGGGGAGCCAAGGAGTGGCGGCGACTACGGCGGAGCCTTCGGAGGCAGAGGCTCTTCCTCCTTTGGCTTCACCACTGGCCCTGATGTTCGCCCCGGTGACTGGTACTGCACCGTCGGAAACTGTGGAGCCCACAACTTCGCCAGCCGCTCCAGCTGCTTCAAGTGCGGTGTCTCCAAGGAGGACTCCTCCACCGGATCATACGACGTCGACATCACCCGAATGAGACCCTACGGCTTCGGCGGCGGCTCCTCCACCCGGCCCGGCTGGAAATCCGGTGACTGGATATGCACCAG GTCTGGATGCAACGAGCATAACTTCGCCAATAGAATGGAGTGCTACAGATGCAATGCACCCAGGGACTCTAACAGTGGCAGACCACCCTATTCATCGTAG
- the LOC108331347 gene encoding copper transporter 5.1 produces MMHMTFYWSRKVNLLIDSWRTEDWTHYLLTLLACLMVSAFYQLIENCRIRLKLIGAGKPFPSEIQTPLLQRKLTGNGDKLGVKVAGAILFGLSSVIGYLLMLSVMSFNGGVFVAIVVGLVVGYFFFRNEGEDSILVDTSCACA; encoded by the coding sequence ATGATGCACATGACCTTTTACTGGAGCCGGAAGGTGAATCTCCTGATTGATTCCTGGCGGACCGAGGATTGGACCCATTATCTTCTCACCCTTCTTGCCTGCCTCATGGTTTCCGCTTTCTATCAGTTAATTGAGAATTGCAGAATTCGCCTCAAGCTCATTGGTGCTGGAAAGCCCTTCCCGTCAGAGATACAGACCCCTCTGTTGCAGCGGAAGCTCACCGGAAACGGAGACAAGTTGGGCGTGAAGGTCGCTGGGGCGATTCTCTTTGGGCTGAGCTCGGTCATAGGGTATTTGTTGATGTTATCGGTTATGTCCTTCAACGGAGGGGTCTTTGTGGCCATAGTCGTGGGTCTCGTTGTTGGTTACTTTTTCTTCAGGAACGAGGGTGAAGATTCCATTTTAGTAGACACTTCTTGCGCCTGTGCTTAA